The Sphaeramia orbicularis chromosome 16, fSphaOr1.1, whole genome shotgun sequence genome window below encodes:
- the arl4aa gene encoding ADP-ribosylation factor-like 4aa has protein sequence MGNGLSEQPNFLSSVPFFQSFHIAILGLDSAGKTTVLYRLQFNEFVNTVPTKGFNSEKVKVSLGAHRTVTFHFWDVGGQEKLRPLWKSYTRCTDGIIFVVDSVDAERMEEAKTELHKIAKTSENQGVPLLVVANKQDLRHSLGLDEIEKLLALKELGPATPWHLQPTCAIIGDGLREGLERLHDMILKRRKVLRQQRKKR, from the coding sequence ATGGGGAATGGATTGTCGGAACAACCTAATTTCCTCTCAAGTGTCCCGTTCTTCCAGTCATTTCACATTGCTATTTTGGGACTGGACTCTGCAGGGAAGACAACAGTCCTGTACAGACTACAGTTCAATGAATTTGTCAACACAGTACCCACAAAAGGTTTCAACTCAGAGAAGGTGAAAGTGTCACTGGGTGCCCACCGGACTGTAACCTTCCATTTCTGGGATGTTGGTGGGCAGGAGAAACTCCGCCCGCTGTGGAAGTCGTACACCCGTTGCACTGATGGCATCATATTTGTGGTGGACTCAGTGGATGCAGAGCGCATGGAGGAGGCAAAGACAGAGCTCCATAAAATAGCAAAGACCTCAGAAAACCAAGGTGTGCCCCTGCTGGTAGTTGCTAACAAACAGGACTTGAGACATTCTCTGGGACTGGATGAAATTGAGAAGTTGCTAGCGCTGAAAGAACTGGGGCCCGCTACACCTTGGCACCTGCAGCCAACCTGTGCTATCATTGGAGATGGACTCAGGGAGGGCCTGGAAAGACTCCATGATATGATCCTGAAAAGGAGAAAGGTGCTTCGCCAGCAGAGGAAGAAGAGATAA